From Armatimonadota bacterium, a single genomic window includes:
- the fabD gene encoding ACP S-malonyltransferase: protein MIAFVFPGQGAQYVGMGRELSLIFPEAHEVFERADGILGLPLSRLCWEGPEDRLRQTEITQPAILTVSVAALAVLRRRGYRCDLAAGLSLGEYSALVAVGALTLEDALPLVRQRGRFMQEATGARRTAMAAILGLDAEAVVQICEQARVKGVVEPSNFNSPGQVVIAGDEVAVQEGMVLARAAGARRAVLLPVSAPFHTSLMAPAAERLAPFVERLPLREPEVPVVSNVTAQAVRSPEEIKRLLVLQVSRPVLWEQSMRAMGHVETFVELGPGSTLSGLIRKTVPQARVLRVEDRATAEETLARLEAQAKIHGPA from the coding sequence GTGATCGCCTTCGTCTTCCCCGGGCAGGGGGCGCAGTACGTCGGGATGGGTCGCGAGTTGAGCCTCATCTTCCCCGAGGCCCACGAGGTCTTCGAGCGCGCGGACGGGATTTTGGGCCTGCCGCTGTCCAGGCTCTGCTGGGAAGGGCCGGAGGACCGGCTCCGTCAGACGGAGATCACGCAGCCGGCGATTCTGACGGTCAGCGTGGCGGCGCTGGCCGTGCTCCGGCGGCGCGGGTACCGGTGCGACCTGGCGGCCGGGCTGAGCCTGGGCGAATATTCCGCCCTCGTGGCGGTCGGGGCCCTGACGCTGGAGGACGCGCTCCCTCTGGTGCGCCAGCGGGGGCGATTCATGCAGGAGGCCACCGGCGCCCGCCGGACGGCGATGGCCGCCATCCTGGGTCTGGACGCCGAGGCCGTGGTCCAGATCTGCGAGCAGGCCCGGGTGAAGGGCGTCGTGGAGCCCTCCAACTTCAACAGCCCGGGCCAGGTCGTCATTGCCGGCGACGAGGTGGCGGTGCAGGAAGGGATGGTCCTGGCCAGAGCCGCGGGGGCGCGGCGCGCCGTGTTGCTCCCGGTCAGCGCGCCGTTCCACACCAGTCTGATGGCCCCCGCTGCGGAGCGCCTGGCCCCCTTCGTGGAACGGCTCCCCCTGCGGGAACCGGAGGTCCCGGTGGTCAGCAACGTCACCGCCCAGGCCGTGCGCTCGCCGGAGGAGATCAAGCGGCTGCTCGTCCTGCAGGTCTCCCGCCCGGTGTTGTGGGAACAGTCCATGCGCGCCATGGGCCACGTGGAGACCTTCGTGGAGCTGGGTCCCGGCTCCACCCTGTCGGGACTGATCCGTAAGACCGTCCCGCAGGCGCGTGTCCTGCGCGTGGAAGACCGGGCCACCGCCGAGGAGACACTGGCCCGTCTGGAGGCGCAGGCGAAGATCCATGGGCCGGCTTGA
- the fabG gene encoding 3-oxoacyl-[acyl-carrier-protein] reductase — translation MGRLEGRVAIVTGASGALGGAIARALAAEGAAVIAHYARNADAAAVLVDAIRRGGGRAEAVQANLERPEGAADLVASAQRSFGGLHILVNNAGITRDMLVLRMKEEDWQAVINTNLSSAFYCIKAALREFLRQRSGRIINITSVAGQIGTVGQANYAASKAGLIGLTRAVAREVASRGITVNAVAPGFVEVGLTERLPPDVVRSYLEQVPLGRAGKPEEVAAAVVFLASDDAAYITGQVLNVDGGLVMR, via the coding sequence ATGGGCCGGCTTGAGGGTCGGGTGGCGATCGTCACGGGGGCTTCGGGAGCCCTGGGCGGGGCCATCGCCAGGGCCCTGGCCGCCGAAGGCGCCGCGGTGATCGCCCATTACGCCCGGAACGCCGACGCCGCGGCGGTCCTGGTCGACGCCATCCGCCGGGGCGGGGGGCGCGCCGAGGCCGTGCAGGCCAACCTGGAGCGTCCGGAGGGCGCCGCCGATCTGGTCGCCTCCGCGCAGCGCAGCTTTGGCGGGCTGCACATCCTGGTGAACAACGCCGGGATCACCCGTGATATGCTCGTCCTGCGGATGAAGGAGGAAGACTGGCAGGCGGTCATCAATACCAATCTGAGCAGCGCCTTCTACTGCATCAAGGCCGCGCTCCGAGAGTTCCTGCGGCAGCGCAGCGGGCGGATCATCAACATCACCTCGGTGGCGGGGCAGATCGGGACGGTGGGACAGGCCAACTACGCCGCGTCCAAGGCGGGGCTGATCGGATTGACCCGGGCCGTGGCGCGCGAGGTGGCCTCCCGGGGGATCACGGTGAACGCCGTGGCGCCCGGCTTCGTCGAGGTCGGCCTCACCGAGCGCCTGCCGCCCGACGTGGTCCGCAGCTATCTGGAGCAGGTTCCGTTGGGGAGGGCAGGGAAACCTGAGGAGGTGGCGGCGGCCGTCGTCTTCCTCGCCTCGGACGACGCGGCCTACATCACCGGCCAGGTCCTCAACGTGGACGGCGGTCTGGTGATGCGGTAG
- the acpP gene encoding acyl carrier protein, translating to MASVFDRVKSIVVEQLGVAEEEVTPEASFVDDLGADSLDVVELVMALEEEFGVEIPDEDAEKIVTVGEAVKYIEAHAGEHAAE from the coding sequence ATGGCTTCCGTGTTCGATCGTGTCAAGAGTATCGTCGTGGAGCAACTGGGCGTCGCGGAAGAGGAGGTGACCCCGGAGGCCTCCTTCGTCGACGATCTCGGAGCGGACTCCCTGGACGTCGTGGAGCTGGTTATGGCCCTGGAAGAGGAGTTCGGCGTGGAGATTCCCGACGAAGACGCCGAGAAGATCGTCACCGTCGGCGAGGCGGTGAAGTACATCGAGGCGCACGCCGGCGAGCACGCCGCCGAGTAA
- the fabF gene encoding beta-ketoacyl-ACP synthase II has protein sequence MALHRVAVTGIGVVSPIGTGKDRFWAALVAGQSGVGPITRFDASGFETRIAAEVRDFDPTNWMDRKEARRNDRFVQFAYAACRMALEDARFQITPRNAHRVGVLIGSGIGGAETWEEQHRILLERGPGRVSPFFIPMIIINMASGVVSILLGAKGPNSAVVTACATGGNAIGDAARIIQRGEADAMLAGGSEATITPLSLAGFCAMKAMSTRNNDPQRASRPFDAHRDGFVMGEGAGVVLLENLELARRREAPIYGEIVGYGMSGDAYHITQPDPGADGAARSIRNALHDAGLDPSAVDYINAHGTSTPYNDKTETLAIKRVFGEHARKLAVSSTKSMTGHLLGAAGGVELIACALALQHQTLPPTINYEVPDPECDLDYVPNTARRADISVVMSNAFGFGGHNAILVMRKYDGS, from the coding sequence ATGGCGCTCCATCGCGTAGCAGTCACCGGCATCGGTGTGGTCAGCCCCATCGGGACCGGCAAGGACCGGTTTTGGGCCGCGCTGGTCGCGGGCCAGAGCGGGGTGGGGCCCATCACGCGGTTCGACGCCAGCGGCTTCGAGACGCGGATCGCCGCGGAGGTCCGGGATTTCGATCCCACGAACTGGATGGACCGCAAGGAGGCCCGCCGGAACGACCGGTTCGTCCAGTTCGCCTACGCCGCCTGCCGGATGGCCCTGGAGGACGCCCGCTTCCAGATCACGCCCCGCAACGCCCACCGCGTCGGCGTGCTGATCGGGTCGGGGATCGGCGGGGCGGAGACCTGGGAGGAACAACACCGCATCCTGCTGGAGCGCGGCCCCGGCCGGGTCAGCCCCTTCTTCATCCCCATGATCATCATCAACATGGCCTCGGGGGTGGTTTCGATCCTGCTGGGGGCGAAGGGGCCCAACAGCGCCGTGGTCACGGCCTGCGCCACCGGCGGCAACGCCATCGGCGACGCGGCCCGGATCATCCAGCGGGGCGAGGCCGACGCGATGCTGGCCGGCGGTTCCGAGGCCACCATCACCCCGCTGAGCCTGGCCGGCTTCTGCGCCATGAAGGCCATGAGCACCCGTAATAACGACCCCCAGCGTGCGTCCCGTCCCTTCGACGCCCACCGCGACGGCTTCGTCATGGGCGAAGGGGCGGGGGTGGTGCTGCTGGAGAACCTGGAGCTGGCCCGGCGGCGCGAGGCGCCGATTTACGGGGAGATCGTCGGCTACGGCATGAGCGGCGACGCCTACCACATCACCCAGCCCGACCCGGGCGCCGACGGCGCGGCACGCAGCATCCGGAACGCCCTGCACGACGCCGGGCTAGACCCTTCCGCCGTGGACTACATCAACGCCCACGGGACGAGTACGCCCTACAACGACAAGACGGAGACCCTGGCCATCAAGCGCGTCTTCGGGGAGCACGCCCGGAAGCTCGCCGTCTCCTCGACCAAGTCCATGACCGGGCATCTTCTGGGGGCCGCCGGCGGGGTGGAGCTGATCGCCTGCGCCCTGGCGCTCCAGCACCAGACGCTGCCGCCCACGATCAACTACGAGGTCCCCGACCCGGAGTGCGACCTGGACTATGTGCCGAACACGGCCCGGCGCGCCGACATCTCGGTCGTGATGTCCAACGCCTTCGGCTTCGGCGGCCACAACGCCATCTTGGTCATGCGCAAGTATGACGGCTCCTGA
- the rnc gene encoding ribonuclease III has translation MTAPETATTTPSGVLPDRDAQLARLEDRLNVRFRDRRLLDLALRHGSFGAEGRGGRRESYERLELLGDAVLNLVVCDHLYHRYPEATEGELAKLRARVVSEPYLARIAQRLDLGRYILMGKGEEKSGGRTRPSMLADVTEAVLGAVYVDSGFGVAHAVATRLLQDAFDELERPTEDYKSVLQELLQEREHRLPRYRISSVEGPDHARVFVATVEVGGRMLGEGRGPSKKQAEQAAAQAALQLLHRRAKRGHR, from the coding sequence ATGACGGCTCCTGAGACCGCGACCACCACTCCTTCCGGTGTGCTCCCGGATCGCGACGCTCAGCTGGCCCGCCTGGAAGACCGCCTCAACGTGCGCTTCCGCGACCGCCGGCTGCTGGACCTGGCGCTCCGCCACGGGTCCTTCGGGGCGGAGGGCCGGGGCGGCCGGCGCGAGAGCTACGAGCGGCTGGAGCTGCTGGGAGACGCCGTCCTCAACCTCGTGGTCTGCGACCACCTCTACCACCGCTATCCCGAGGCCACCGAGGGGGAGCTGGCCAAACTGCGCGCGCGGGTGGTCAGCGAACCCTATCTCGCCCGCATCGCCCAGCGGCTGGATCTCGGGCGCTACATCCTGATGGGGAAGGGGGAGGAGAAGTCGGGCGGGCGCACGCGGCCCTCCATGCTGGCGGACGTGACCGAAGCGGTGCTCGGCGCGGTGTATGTGGACTCGGGCTTCGGCGTCGCCCATGCCGTGGCCACCCGCCTGCTGCAGGACGCCTTCGACGAACTGGAACGGCCGACCGAGGATTACAAGAGCGTCCTGCAGGAGCTGCTGCAGGAACGGGAGCACCGCCTGCCGCGATACCGGATCAGCAGCGTGGAAGGGCCCGACCACGCCAGGGTGTTCGTCGCCACCGTGGAGGTGGGCGGCCGCATGCTCGGCGAGGGGAGGGGACCGAGCAAGAAGCAGGCCGAGCAGGCCGCCGCCCAGGCCGCGCTCCAGCTCCTCCACCGCCGGGCGAAGCGGGGGCATCGGTGA